From the genome of Candidatus Zixiibacteriota bacterium:
TCGTACCTGAAGGCACATTTACTGTACCGATTCGCACACTATTCCAGATCATATTTTTTTAATCTCGTGTACAGCATTCTTCGCGTGATCTTGAGCATCTCCGCCGCTTTGGTTTTGTTACCGCCTGCCTTTTCGAGCGCTTCTACCACCGCCTGTTTTTCCATCTGGTCGAGCCCTTCTGAAACACCCGGCTCAGGTGTCTTCGCGGAAACCGGTTTGACTGAAATCGTAATATGTTCGGTTTTAATCGGGTTGCCATCGGACAAAATCACCGCTCTCTCCATTATATTTTTCAATTCGCGCACATTACCCGGCCAGTGATACTGTTTGAGAATCGAGATAACGGTTTCATCCAGATCACCTTTTGTGTATCCGCATTTACGGGCGAAATAATTGGCCAGAAGTTCGATATCATCAATTCTTTCAGCCAGGGTGGGGATCTTAATCGGGAAGACATTCAGCCTGAAATACAGGTCTTCGCGGAATTTACCATTTTCCATTTCGGTTTCGAGATCGCGATTTGTAGCGGAAATAACGCGCACATCGACGGCGATTTCCTCTGTTCCCCCAACTCGAGTGATCCTGCGCTCCTCCAATGCGCGTAAGAGTTTGGCCTGAAGCGGAGCTGACATCTCCCCGATCTCGTCCAAAAACAGACTGCCACCCTCTGCCAGTTCGAAACGTCCCAGTTTGTGCTTGTGCGCACCGGTAAAGGAGCCTTTTTCATGGCCGAACAGTTCCGATTCCAGAAGTGTCTCGGTCAGGGCAGCGCAGTTGACTGCCACAAAGGGCTTCTCCGAGCGGGGAGAGGATTGATGGATCAGGTTGGCTATCAATTCTTTACCGGTTCCTGATTTTCCCAGAAGCAGGACATTGGCATCGGTTCGGCTGACTTTTTTGACCAGCTCGAAGAGCTCTTTTACCGGCTGGCTGTCTCCCATAAAACGATCGTAAGTCTTTAAACTGAGGTCGCTTTCGAGCTGTTCGAGGCGTGCGCTTTGTCTTTTCTCCAATAGAATCCGCTCAACTTTGATAACCAGCTCCTCCAGGTCGAACGGTTTGATCAGGTAGTCATTTGCGCCAATCTTCATCGCCTCTACAGCCGAGGAGGCGGTGGCATAGGCGGTCATCAGGATGACTTCGGTGGCAGGGAATTCAGCTTTGATCAATTTGAGAAGATCGAGACCATCGGGCGGATCCATACGCATATCGGTTATCACTATGTCATAGCTGTTACTGCGAAGCTTTTTTTCTGCGCTTTTCCCGCTTTCCGCCAGATCGGCGTTGAATTTTCGTTCAGACAGTTCTGCGCAAACCAGTTCCGCCATCCTGCGTTCGTCATCGACAACCAGTATCCTGGCCATAAAATCACTCCTTGACGAGAGGTAATTGGATCACCGCACAGACTCCGCCGGAGCGGTGATTGGCTACTTCAATTCGGCCCTTGTGATCATTAATTATTCTTCGACTGATGTACAGCCCCAGGCCGGAGCCACGGGCTTTTCCGGTGACAAACGGTTGAAACAGCTTGTCCTGAATCTCCCGCACGAGACCTCTACCGTAATCGGTAATTTCCAGCCGACAAAAGGAATTCTGCCTGCTCAGATGGACATCGATTTTACCACCTGCCGGGTAGCTGTCGCGAGCATTTAAAAGCAGGTTTAAAACAGCCTGTTTGATACGGTTGCGATCAATTTCGACCGGATATCTATCGTCGCCGTGCTCGAAGTTGATCTCGACATCTGCCTCCTTGAAATCTGTGCGGGTCTGGCGGATGACCTCTTGCAGTAAGCCACTTAAATCAGTTTTTTCCCGCTTCTGATGAAACTCTGCGGGGCGTGCGAAATCGAGGTAAGAGCCGATAATTTCATTGAGGCGATCGACTTCCTCGGATATATAGTCGAAGATCTCATCATTTTCATCTTTTCCATACTTCGATTTGATACGCGAAGCGGTAGCCTTGATAATACCGAGCGGATTT
Proteins encoded in this window:
- a CDS encoding response regulator, with amino-acid sequence MARILVVDDERRMAELVCAELSERKFNADLAESGKSAEKKLRSNSYDIVITDMRMDPPDGLDLLKLIKAEFPATEVILMTAYATASSAVEAMKIGANDYLIKPFDLEELVIKVERILLEKRQSARLEQLESDLSLKTYDRFMGDSQPVKELFELVKKVSRTDANVLLLGKSGTGKELIANLIHQSSPRSEKPFVAVNCAALTETLLESELFGHEKGSFTGAHKHKLGRFELAEGGSLFLDEIGEMSAPLQAKLLRALEERRITRVGGTEEIAVDVRVISATNRDLETEMENGKFREDLYFRLNVFPIKIPTLAERIDDIELLANYFARKCGYTKGDLDETVISILKQYHWPGNVRELKNIMERAVILSDGNPIKTEHITISVKPVSAKTPEPGVSEGLDQMEKQAVVEALEKAGGNKTKAAEMLKITRRMLYTRLKKYDLE